From a region of the Paenibacillus sp. FSL R10-2734 genome:
- a CDS encoding histidine kinase yields the protein MLDLRHKIGGWFQQLTLKNRIALLFAASALIPFVSTVLLSYNAMSSILLSKLDSGVNSNLKQVQLSLESAYNNLNTVTQQLSIQSSTGYKLQQLILSHEEAEQQQLSTEIQEELSLLTFTNPTVGLALYYDANEGKIISESTSVKSIFSIDDLTSVISDRYGVLDFAPHLSYERYSNEKVVSALKKIEIPGRDNIYIYVESAYDLTKSILDSRISLQSFHLILDSSGKVAFSEDENIFKHGEQFLTLQEKDVSGQRKGYYWFEITSTQGWSIISLVPKASYNYERDKWVIQIFLIFLLFVVVIALISLLLWKMIYHPLREFNREIKWMSIGQFHRQSAVTHIPEFDSLLLQFSEMKIQISELFTEVEMKEKKRADLEIEKLLYQINPHFLMNTLDTIHWLAVINGQDEIDRLVSSLNKLLFYNLGKLGEQSTIREEIDSLNQYLLLQQIRYNFKFDMRIKVDERVMDVLVPRFILQPIVENALYHGLNDKGSIQVEVNRHDEDIVISIADNGSGISEEEIKRLLTEEQSDFRKVGMGIGMNYVKRMMQSYYEGRAKLDIESELGIGTTVYLTIPFLEKEETK from the coding sequence ATGCTAGATCTGCGTCATAAGATAGGTGGTTGGTTCCAGCAGTTGACCTTAAAAAATAGAATCGCACTCCTATTCGCGGCAAGTGCATTGATTCCGTTTGTAAGTACAGTGTTATTGTCCTATAATGCGATGTCTTCAATATTGTTAAGTAAGCTGGATTCAGGCGTGAACAGTAATCTTAAACAAGTCCAATTGTCCCTTGAAAGCGCCTACAATAATTTAAATACTGTCACCCAGCAGTTATCGATTCAAAGTAGCACAGGGTATAAGCTGCAACAATTGATACTCTCTCATGAGGAAGCGGAACAGCAACAGCTATCTACAGAGATTCAAGAAGAGTTAAGCTTACTGACGTTTACCAACCCGACGGTCGGACTTGCATTATATTATGATGCCAATGAAGGGAAAATAATATCTGAGAGTACATCGGTTAAATCTATTTTCTCTATTGATGATTTGACATCGGTAATTTCGGATCGATATGGTGTTTTAGATTTTGCTCCACATCTTAGCTATGAACGATATAGCAATGAAAAAGTCGTCTCCGCACTTAAAAAAATTGAAATTCCGGGTCGAGATAACATTTATATCTATGTTGAATCTGCGTATGATTTGACGAAGAGTATTCTGGATAGTCGAATTTCACTCCAATCATTTCATCTCATTCTGGATAGCTCTGGAAAAGTAGCTTTTAGTGAGGACGAAAATATATTTAAGCATGGAGAGCAGTTCCTCACTCTGCAAGAGAAAGATGTGTCTGGACAGAGGAAAGGCTACTATTGGTTTGAGATAACAAGCACTCAAGGGTGGAGCATCATTTCTCTCGTTCCGAAAGCAAGCTATAATTACGAACGCGATAAATGGGTCATACAAATCTTCTTAATTTTTCTGCTGTTTGTTGTCGTGATAGCGCTCATCTCTCTTTTATTGTGGAAGATGATCTATCATCCTCTACGGGAATTTAATCGAGAAATTAAATGGATGTCGATCGGGCAATTTCATCGGCAGTCTGCTGTTACCCATATTCCAGAGTTTGATAGTCTGCTTCTGCAATTTAGCGAGATGAAGATTCAAATTTCAGAGCTTTTTACAGAAGTAGAGATGAAAGAAAAGAAAAGGGCAGATCTCGAAATTGAAAAGCTGCTTTATCAGATCAATCCACATTTTCTGATGAACACGTTGGATACGATTCATTGGCTTGCTGTTATCAATGGACAAGATGAAATCGATCGACTGGTATCGTCATTGAATAAGCTACTCTTCTACAACTTGGGGAAGCTTGGTGAACAATCAACGATTCGAGAAGAAATCGATTCTCTCAACCAGTATTTACTGCTACAGCAAATACGATATAACTTCAAATTTGACATGAGGATCAAAGTAGATGAGCGGGTTATGGATGTTTTAGTTCCACGTTTCATATTGCAACCTATTGTGGAGAATGCACTCTATCATGGTCTTAATGATAAAGGAAGTATTCAAGTAGAGGTCAATCGTCATGATGAGGATATCGTCATCTCCATTGCAGATAACGGATCGGGTATTTCAGAAGAAGAAATAAAGAGATTACTTACGGAGGAACAATCCGATTTCAGAAAGGTTGGAATGGGTATTGGTATGAACTACGTGAAGAGAATGATGCAATCCTATTACGAGGGACGGGCTAAACTGGATATCGAGAGTGAGCTAGGCATAGGAACGACCGTTTATTTAACGATTCCGTTTCTTGAGAAGGAGGAAACGAAATGA
- a CDS encoding ABC transporter permease subunit, whose product MGNPFVKRLIKHRVLLLMLLPATLHVILFAYIPMGGVVLAFKKFQYSLGIFGSPWVGIENFKYFFLSGDAWHVTRNTILYNLAFILIVTSMQIITAIFLSEIGSKFFKKIAQSVMFLPFFISWVIVGSIVYNIFNFEHGMLNSTLALFGVDPVNVYGDAGIWKYLIVFFKLWKELGYGTVIYLAAIISIDPEMYDAGKIDGANLFQRIRYIMLPSILPMIITLFLLSVGQIFRGDFGLFYQLIGDNGALFAQTDIIDTFVFRSLLKSSEIGMAAAAGFYQSAMCFLTILLVNFIIKRINSDYALF is encoded by the coding sequence ATGGGGAATCCGTTTGTAAAGAGGTTAATTAAACACCGAGTGTTGCTGCTAATGCTATTACCTGCAACACTCCATGTTATCTTATTTGCTTACATTCCTATGGGCGGTGTTGTACTAGCATTTAAAAAATTTCAATACTCTTTGGGCATATTTGGAAGTCCATGGGTTGGAATTGAAAATTTCAAATACTTCTTTCTCTCAGGCGACGCCTGGCATGTTACTCGTAATACTATTCTGTACAACCTGGCATTTATCTTAATTGTAACCTCCATGCAAATCATTACTGCAATTTTTTTAAGTGAAATTGGTTCGAAGTTTTTCAAGAAAATCGCACAGTCCGTAATGTTCCTTCCGTTCTTCATTTCTTGGGTAATCGTTGGTTCTATCGTGTATAACATTTTCAACTTTGAGCATGGCATGCTGAATAGTACACTTGCACTCTTTGGAGTAGATCCTGTCAATGTATATGGCGATGCTGGAATTTGGAAATATCTTATTGTGTTTTTTAAATTGTGGAAGGAATTGGGATACGGTACGGTTATTTACTTAGCAGCTATTATTAGCATTGATCCTGAAATGTATGATGCTGGAAAAATAGATGGTGCGAACTTGTTCCAGCGTATTCGCTACATTATGCTCCCAAGCATATTGCCAATGATCATTACGTTATTCTTACTATCCGTTGGTCAGATTTTCCGTGGTGATTTCGGTTTATTCTATCAATTAATTGGAGATAACGGGGCGTTATTCGCTCAGACGGATATTATTGATACTTTTGTATTCAGATCACTACTTAAGTCGTCAGAAATCGGTATGGCAGCGGCGGCAGGCTTCTATCAGTCGGCGATGTGCTTCTTAACCATATTGCTCGTCAACTTTATCATCAAGAGAATTAACAGTGATTATGCATTGTTTTAA
- a CDS encoding winged helix-turn-helix domain-containing protein, which yields MGFTEEHSRWVEDHISRRTGERRGRLERGHGHGERMFVEKVWWPMMGHFNDFHPEYEVADWRSKPYFVDFVWKPGQVKFAFEIKGYGPHVQNTDRTRYRQELNRETYLQIAGYRVVAIPYDDLEANPELTITLLRPLLMPYLALRAEEKMDFSRLERDILRIAVRSNGCIRPVDLVRELGIDLRTARKYMRSLCEKGKFNPVVSQVSGRVCRYEYVHSFRDIHLW from the coding sequence ATGGGATTTACGGAGGAGCATAGTCGTTGGGTCGAAGATCATATTAGTCGAAGAACGGGAGAACGGCGTGGGAGGTTGGAGCGGGGACATGGGCATGGTGAGCGAATGTTTGTGGAAAAGGTATGGTGGCCCATGATGGGGCATTTCAATGATTTTCATCCTGAATATGAAGTGGCAGATTGGCGCAGCAAGCCCTATTTTGTTGATTTTGTGTGGAAGCCGGGGCAAGTTAAGTTTGCGTTTGAAATAAAAGGGTACGGCCCTCATGTGCAAAATACAGACCGAACGCGATACAGGCAAGAGCTGAATCGAGAGACGTATCTGCAAATTGCGGGTTACCGGGTGGTGGCGATTCCTTACGATGACCTGGAGGCGAATCCAGAACTTACGATTACTTTGTTAAGACCATTGTTGATGCCTTATCTTGCATTGAGGGCGGAAGAGAAGATGGATTTTAGCAGACTGGAGCGTGATATTTTGCGGATTGCGGTACGTTCGAACGGGTGCATTCGGCCGGTTGATTTGGTGAGGGAGCTTGGGATAGATCTTAGGACGGCTAGGAAGTATATGAGGTCTCTTTGTGAGAAAGGAAAGTTCAATCCGGTAGTTTCTCAGGTAAGTGGGAGGGTTTGCAGATATGAATATGTTCATTCTTTTAGGGACATCCACCTATGGTGA
- a CDS encoding rhodanese-like domain-containing protein — protein sequence MDLSSIFSRLGFGNSASVRTLKVAEFRSEMQQSKNKLLIDVREPEEYKSGFIPGAKNIPLSQLEQRLGDIPKDRDVLLYCRSGMRSKNAARILGKHGYTRLAHLQGGISSWDGKLSRR from the coding sequence ATGGATTTAAGTTCAATATTTTCCCGTCTCGGATTTGGTAATAGCGCAAGTGTAAGGACGTTGAAGGTGGCAGAGTTTCGTAGCGAAATGCAGCAATCTAAAAATAAGCTGCTGATCGATGTTCGTGAACCGGAGGAATACAAGAGTGGATTTATCCCGGGAGCGAAAAACATCCCGCTATCTCAGCTAGAGCAGAGGCTAGGCGATATCCCGAAGGATCGGGATGTCCTGCTCTACTGCCGCAGTGGCATGCGAAGCAAGAACGCAGCGCGGATCTTGGGTAAACATGGGTATACTCGGCTTGCACATTTGCAGGGCGGGATAAGTAGCTGGGATGGGAAGTTGAGTCGGCGGTAG
- a CDS encoding glycoside hydrolase family 3 C-terminal domain-containing protein: METVASKYPFQQIDLPLNERVQDLISRLTLDEKVSLIPQYQAAIERLGVGAYKHGTEAAHGISWLGKATSFPQPSGLACTWNPELMKEIGSAIGDEARAFYKKNPTVNGLTLWAPTVDMERDPRWGRTEEAYGEDPELTGQLSTSLVQGIQGDHPVYLKAVATLKHFLGNNNEIERGNCSASIDPRNMREYYLEAFKPAFQEGGAQSMMTAYNSVNGVPVILHPAVMDVVKGEWDMDGFIVSDAGDLFGIVKDHKYYESFAQSMAESIKNGIDSVTEETEETIKVLHEALNQSLLAEEDLDRALTNTFRVRFRLGEFDPAEGNPYTAIDDSVILSKKHAELSMEAAKQSIVLLKNEQATLPLSKTELNKVAIIGPLGDEAFRDWYSGTLPYGVTPLQGVSKKLPGKQVTFESGADQIILTSAANGQAIGITGEDGRLAVQHDTAEHGEMFQHTAWGWTSNTLKATSRGQYVTLNDAEKLTASADEIYGWFVKESINIVPEAEGTVSLRTWNDKLISVNAEDGTLQVADQDANADARLFKKNIVTNGIKAAVEAAKAAEVAVVFVGNHPLLNGKEEIDRPDIVLPEEQERLVKAVYEANPNTVVVIVGSYPISSTWIDENIPAVLYTSHSGQELGNAVAEVLFGDYSPSGKLNMTWFRSVEQLPELMDYDIIKGKRTYMYFDGEPLYPFGHGLSYAQTSYSNLNVSTNDLQQDDTLNISVQVDNTGAVDGDEVVQLYVQALNSRVKRPIKQLKGFEKASIAAGQSHTVEFTLPVSELAFWDVTREQYCVENGEYAILIGRSSADIQLSAQITVQGDIIPSRNLYNNTKAENYDDYEGVYLDECKAGGASIHPVKEGAWIAFNDVLFDHGAIAFEAVVSSAKGGSIEIRTGSPAGKQVGSVTVPSGRVLQQWSTLTGEVSIESGTTDVYVVFNGEVLLSRVQFNQ; this comes from the coding sequence ATGGAAACAGTGGCATCTAAATATCCATTTCAACAGATTGATTTACCTCTAAATGAACGAGTGCAGGATCTGATCTCTAGATTAACGCTTGATGAAAAAGTAAGCCTGATCCCCCAGTATCAAGCTGCCATAGAGCGTTTGGGCGTTGGAGCCTATAAGCATGGTACAGAAGCGGCGCACGGAATTTCCTGGCTTGGAAAAGCGACTTCTTTTCCGCAGCCAAGTGGACTGGCTTGTACCTGGAACCCGGAACTGATGAAGGAAATTGGTTCAGCTATCGGAGATGAAGCAAGAGCATTTTACAAAAAGAATCCAACGGTGAATGGCCTGACGTTATGGGCGCCAACGGTGGATATGGAGCGTGACCCACGTTGGGGCAGAACGGAAGAAGCTTACGGTGAAGATCCGGAACTGACTGGACAACTCAGCACCTCACTTGTGCAAGGGATTCAAGGTGATCACCCCGTTTATTTGAAAGCGGTCGCAACGCTTAAACACTTTCTAGGGAACAACAACGAGATCGAACGCGGGAACTGTTCCGCCAGCATCGACCCAAGAAATATGCGCGAGTATTATCTGGAAGCGTTCAAGCCTGCTTTTCAAGAAGGTGGCGCACAATCCATGATGACCGCCTATAACTCGGTGAATGGTGTACCTGTTATTCTTCATCCGGCAGTAATGGATGTGGTCAAAGGCGAGTGGGATATGGACGGCTTTATCGTCAGTGATGCCGGCGATTTATTCGGGATTGTGAAGGATCATAAGTATTATGAGTCTTTTGCACAATCGATGGCAGAATCTATCAAAAACGGAATTGACAGCGTAACAGAAGAAACCGAGGAAACGATCAAGGTTCTTCATGAAGCACTGAACCAAAGCCTACTAGCTGAGGAAGATCTGGATCGTGCGCTAACTAACACGTTTAGAGTTCGCTTCCGTCTGGGAGAATTTGACCCGGCTGAAGGAAACCCATACACAGCAATCGACGATTCCGTTATTCTTAGCAAAAAGCATGCCGAACTTTCCATGGAAGCTGCCAAACAATCCATAGTGCTGCTGAAGAATGAACAAGCGACATTACCACTAAGCAAGACCGAATTGAACAAAGTAGCGATTATTGGTCCGCTTGGCGATGAAGCTTTCAGAGACTGGTATTCCGGCACATTACCGTATGGAGTGACTCCACTTCAGGGTGTGAGTAAGAAGCTACCTGGCAAACAAGTTACTTTTGAGAGCGGCGCAGATCAAATCATTCTTACCTCAGCAGCAAATGGTCAAGCCATCGGAATTACCGGTGAGGACGGAAGATTGGCTGTACAGCATGACACGGCAGAGCACGGAGAAATGTTCCAACATACGGCTTGGGGCTGGACCAGCAATACGCTGAAGGCGACAAGTCGGGGACAGTATGTGACTCTAAATGATGCAGAGAAGCTCACAGCATCTGCTGACGAAATCTACGGTTGGTTTGTAAAAGAATCCATAAACATCGTTCCGGAAGCTGAAGGTACAGTATCCTTACGGACTTGGAATGACAAATTGATCTCTGTGAATGCTGAGGATGGCACGTTGCAGGTTGCTGATCAGGACGCAAATGCGGATGCTCGTCTTTTCAAAAAGAACATAGTAACTAACGGCATAAAAGCTGCTGTAGAAGCTGCCAAAGCTGCTGAAGTGGCCGTGGTTTTTGTCGGTAATCATCCACTTCTTAATGGTAAAGAAGAAATCGACAGACCCGATATTGTGCTTCCAGAGGAGCAAGAGCGTCTGGTCAAAGCAGTCTATGAAGCGAATCCGAATACAGTGGTAGTTATTGTCGGCAGTTACCCGATATCTTCCACTTGGATTGACGAGAATATTCCGGCAGTTCTATATACTTCCCACAGTGGACAAGAGCTGGGCAATGCAGTTGCAGAGGTTCTTTTCGGAGATTACAGTCCTTCTGGCAAGCTGAATATGACTTGGTTCCGTTCTGTGGAGCAGCTGCCTGAGCTGATGGATTATGATATTATCAAAGGCAAAAGAACCTATATGTACTTTGATGGAGAGCCATTGTATCCTTTTGGTCACGGCTTAAGTTACGCCCAAACTTCCTATAGCAACCTAAATGTAAGCACCAACGATCTGCAACAAGACGATACGCTTAACATTTCCGTTCAAGTGGATAATACGGGAGCAGTCGATGGGGACGAGGTTGTACAGCTATATGTGCAGGCTTTGAATTCCCGGGTCAAACGTCCAATTAAACAATTGAAGGGTTTTGAAAAAGCGAGCATCGCCGCAGGTCAATCGCATACAGTAGAGTTTACTCTACCAGTCTCCGAGCTGGCATTCTGGGATGTTACACGTGAGCAATATTGCGTCGAAAATGGAGAATACGCGATTCTGATCGGCCGTTCTTCAGCTGATATCCAATTATCCGCCCAAATAACTGTTCAAGGGGACATCATCCCATCTCGTAATCTGTACAATAACACCAAAGCAGAGAATTATGATGACTACGAAGGCGTATATCTGGACGAATGCAAAGCAGGAGGGGCTTCTATACATCCGGTAAAAGAGGGCGCATGGATCGCTTTTAACGATGTATTATTCGATCATGGAGCAATAGCATTTGAAGCTGTGGTATCCTCTGCAAAAGGTGGCAGTATCGAGATCAGAACTGGAAGCCCAGCTGGGAAACAGGTTGGATCTGTGACTGTTCCTTCTGGTAGAGTTCTGCAACAGTGGAGCACATTGACTGGTGAAGTATCCATAGAGTCTGGTACTACCGATGTTTATGTAGTCTTTAACGGTGAGGTGCTTCTCAGCCGAGTTCAATTTAATCAATAA
- a CDS encoding carbohydrate ABC transporter permease, whose amino-acid sequence MVRKNLDERIFNAVGYPFVGILAIICFIPFLLILASSFSSEQSIIQHGYSLFPREFSLEGYKLVFENPESILRSYGVTLLVTVVGTGLAVFIGLMTGYVLQRPDFEWRNRFSFFFFFTTLFSGGLVPYYIMCVKYYGLKNSIWALILPSLVSVWNILLAKGFMRGIPFAIVESAKIDGAGDIRIFIQLILPLSKPVVATLGLFTALGYWNDWYHAMLFISDDKLYPLQYFLYKLLGDIQAIRSIMEQSGEYIASFPVESLKMALTVVVTGPIIFLYPFVQKYFVKGLTIGAVKG is encoded by the coding sequence ATGGTGAGAAAAAACTTGGATGAAAGAATATTTAATGCGGTTGGTTATCCTTTCGTCGGAATATTAGCAATTATTTGTTTCATACCCTTTCTACTTATTTTGGCTTCATCTTTTTCAAGCGAGCAATCGATTATTCAACATGGATACAGTCTTTTTCCAAGAGAATTCAGTTTAGAAGGATATAAACTAGTATTCGAAAATCCAGAGTCGATTCTTCGATCTTATGGTGTAACGTTGCTTGTTACCGTGGTTGGAACGGGTTTAGCTGTCTTCATTGGACTGATGACAGGATACGTTCTGCAAAGGCCTGATTTTGAATGGCGTAACAGGTTCTCATTCTTCTTCTTCTTTACCACACTTTTTAGTGGAGGACTGGTTCCCTATTATATTATGTGTGTGAAGTACTACGGATTAAAAAATTCAATCTGGGCGTTAATTCTTCCTTCGCTAGTTTCGGTATGGAATATCTTGCTGGCCAAAGGCTTCATGAGAGGCATTCCCTTTGCTATTGTTGAATCAGCCAAAATAGACGGCGCGGGTGATATTCGAATATTCATCCAGCTGATTCTCCCGCTTTCTAAACCTGTTGTGGCTACATTAGGGTTATTTACAGCCTTAGGTTATTGGAATGACTGGTACCACGCCATGCTCTTCATATCCGACGATAAACTATATCCATTGCAATATTTTCTCTATAAATTGCTTGGTGATATTCAAGCGATTCGCTCTATTATGGAGCAATCAGGTGAGTATATAGCCTCTTTCCCGGTCGAATCATTAAAAATGGCGCTTACCGTTGTTGTTACAGGACCAATTATCTTTCTCTACCCATTCGTCCAGAAATACTTTGTGAAGGGCCTAACGATTGGTGCAGTCAAAGGGTAA
- a CDS encoding helix-turn-helix domain-containing protein — protein MINVLVVDDDNLVRRGLISAMPWSRFDMQVIGEASNGEMALEFMENHSVELLMTDLSMPVMSGLELMKATKERFPEVFMIVLTLHQDFEFVQEALRLGAIDYIAKIQLEREHFEEVLGRIHSRLLHERGKGVDTISSNHRLDTFVSDVGYIIYSSLEQADTQWEQAMLGTGEWIEIYGNCWFWQPDAVKANNEVLKRIPTPRDWMIVKVEGLQGRERSDVFRILRRDSHKHFFYLDAIENDMITAHMDNMDKAPIVMNEEVLAAQMSEWLNFNWMRDNSLLRQLLQELKALQLSVPRLSRFMMEISSEWNKCYSSAVSSNASMPGPFMHWNECEGWFINLKKSVSDEIGSQYSKEVVNCIMVAVRIVHEELGQQVFAVDVAKRVNMSRSYFNQCFKDIVGRSFNEFVQQARIEKAKEYLMRTNRPIVWISEQIGYSDDKYFSRLFREQTGKTPSEFRRGEQ, from the coding sequence ATGATTAATGTGCTAGTCGTAGATGATGATAACCTTGTTCGAAGAGGTCTGATATCTGCCATGCCATGGAGTCGCTTCGATATGCAAGTTATAGGAGAGGCTAGCAATGGGGAAATGGCATTAGAATTTATGGAGAACCATTCAGTTGAGCTGCTAATGACGGATCTCTCGATGCCTGTTATGTCGGGTCTTGAACTGATGAAAGCGACGAAGGAAAGATTCCCGGAAGTATTTATGATAGTGTTGACGCTCCATCAAGATTTTGAATTTGTGCAGGAAGCGCTTAGGTTAGGAGCCATTGATTATATCGCCAAAATCCAGTTGGAGCGGGAGCACTTCGAAGAAGTGTTAGGTCGTATCCACAGCAGGCTGTTGCACGAGCGGGGCAAAGGAGTCGACACTATTAGTAGTAACCATCGGCTTGACACATTCGTTTCTGATGTTGGTTATATCATTTATTCTTCCTTGGAACAGGCGGATACGCAGTGGGAACAAGCTATGCTAGGCACAGGAGAATGGATAGAAATTTATGGTAATTGTTGGTTCTGGCAACCTGATGCGGTTAAAGCTAATAATGAGGTGTTAAAACGTATTCCAACCCCTCGGGACTGGATGATTGTTAAAGTCGAAGGGCTTCAAGGAAGAGAACGGTCAGATGTATTTCGCATATTACGTCGTGATAGTCATAAACATTTTTTTTATCTAGACGCCATAGAAAACGATATGATTACAGCACATATGGATAACATGGACAAGGCTCCCATTGTAATGAATGAAGAAGTCCTTGCAGCTCAAATGTCTGAGTGGCTGAATTTTAACTGGATGCGAGATAATAGCCTACTGCGTCAGCTTTTACAGGAGCTAAAAGCACTGCAATTGTCCGTTCCAAGACTAAGTAGATTTATGATGGAAATCTCTTCAGAGTGGAATAAATGCTATAGTTCAGCGGTTTCTTCAAATGCTTCCATGCCTGGTCCATTTATGCATTGGAATGAATGTGAAGGTTGGTTTATTAACTTAAAGAAATCCGTCTCGGACGAAATCGGATCTCAATATTCTAAAGAGGTCGTGAATTGCATCATGGTAGCCGTTCGAATCGTTCACGAAGAGCTAGGTCAACAGGTTTTTGCAGTGGACGTAGCCAAAAGAGTCAACATGAGTAGAAGTTATTTTAATCAATGCTTTAAAGATATCGTAGGTCGTTCGTTTAACGAGTTTGTACAGCAGGCTCGGATTGAAAAAGCAAAAGAATATTTAATGCGTACGAATCGCCCAATTGTTTGGATTTCTGAACAGATAGGGTATTCGGACGATAAGTATTTTAGTAGATTATTTCGCGAGCAGACTGGCAAAACGCCAAGCGAATTTCGACGAGGGGAACAGTAA
- a CDS encoding rhodanese-like domain-containing protein, whose translation MLRFILIVLLVITVVRVLRYAWPVRSLSYVEAREAHELADQSQVMKMLDVRDAVEYQEDSIRGSINISLGRLAYVWQHCLSSDDSVLILAGSYYKRNKAARILYKQGFRKLYAVNGDFLRNKITLSDISVKGCEG comes from the coding sequence ATGTTACGGTTCATACTGATTGTACTATTAGTAATAACTGTTGTACGGGTCCTGCGTTACGCTTGGCCTGTCCGTTCACTCTCTTATGTGGAAGCTCGCGAGGCACACGAATTAGCAGATCAATCACAAGTTATGAAAATGCTCGATGTCAGGGATGCCGTTGAATACCAGGAGGACAGTATCCGTGGTTCGATAAATATATCGTTAGGGCGGCTAGCCTATGTGTGGCAGCACTGTCTTTCGTCAGACGACTCCGTTCTAATTCTTGCAGGGAGTTACTATAAAAGAAACAAAGCCGCAAGAATTCTCTATAAGCAAGGATTTCGTAAGTTATATGCGGTAAATGGTGATTTTTTACGGAACAAAATAACGCTCTCCGATATTTCGGTGAAAGGGTGCGAAGGATAA